acccacctccatacatacctacctacccacctccatacatacctacctacccactccatacatacctacctacccacccacctccatacatacatacccacccacctccatacatacctacccacctacccacctccatacatacctacctacccactccatacatacctacctacctacccacctccatacatacctacctacccacccacctccatacatacctacccacccacctccatacatacctacctacccacccacctccatacatacctacctacccactccatacatacctacctacccacccacctccatgcatacctacctacccacccacctccatgcatacctacctacccacctccatacatacctacccacccacctccatacatacctacccacccacctccatacatacatacccacccacctccatacatacctacccacccacctccatacatacctacctacccacctccatacctacctacctacccacctccatacatacctacctacccacctccatacatacctacctacccacccacctccatacatacctacctacccacccacctcaatacatacctacctaccaactccatacatacctacccacccacctccatacatacctacctatctacccaCCTCCATACATACCTGCCTACCAACTCCATAcatacctacccacccacctccatacatacatacctacctacccacctccatacatacctacctaccaacccacctccatacatacctacctacccacccacctccatacatacctacctaccaactccatacatacctacccacccacctccatacatacctacctacttacccacctccatacatacctacctacctacccacctccatacatacctacctaccaactccatacatacctacctaccaactccatacatacctacctacccacctccatacatacctacctacccactccatacatacctacctacccactccatacatacctacctacccacctccatacatacctacctacccacctccatacatacatacctacccacctccatacatacctacctacccacctccatacatacatacctacccactccatacatacctacctacccactccatacatacctacctacccactccacacatacatacatacatacatacatacatacatatatacatacatacatacatacatacatacacacatacattcccacctccatacatacatacctacccaCCTCCATACATACCTACCCATCCACCTCCATACAtacctccatacatacatacctctatacatacatacatacctccatacatacatacatacatacatgcattcatgcatgcatgcatgcatgcatacatacatacatacatacatacatacatacatacatacatacatacatacatacgtacatacatacatacgtacatacgtacgtacgtacgtacgtacatacatacatacatacatacatacatacatacatacatacatacatacatacatacatacatacatacatacatacatacatacataacaatcACCGATATACTCACGAACATTCTTTCTTTCATTGTTCTTTCAGAAACGTCTTGTTCATCGGCCACTGTGACTGTACCACATACTTCTATACCATTCttggtaaccttggtaacattggcttttgttggttttttagcacaactgaactgataaggttcagtaatgctataggcatggcaaagtgtctgtctgtctgtctgtgtgtgtgtgtgtgtgtgtgtgtggatgtgtgtctgtctgtctgtttgtttgtttgttcgtttgtttgttgtttatctCTCTGTATTTAGCTTTCAAAATATATGCCTCTTATGATCCATACAAGATTTGGTACGGTGGTTGGCAAGTAGAGGGTTTGTTGCAAGCTCCAATTTCACGATAAACGAGGGATAGAATAATCAAGGATTTTCCCACCGTTTCTGCAAAAGTCAGTAGTAATCTCGGCTAGATTAAATAGTTTTatctcaattttaaattttcgATGTTGTCATTTAGATTGTTGACTGTTCCATATATTCATATCTCATACCATTGGCATGATCGTCTAATGTTTGGCGCGAAAATGAGTAACAGGAACATAACCGTGACATGTGCATACTACTATATTGcacatgtaatgtatgtgaaCAAACGCTTTATAGATGAGGCACTTTTACCcctgtgtaatgtaatgtaatgtaatgtaatgtaatgtaatgtaatgtaatgtaatgtaatgtgatgtctATTAATAATCCCTGTCATCATGCGTTCTAAATATGTGTAAATTTTTACTGACGACATAACCATTTTTAAAGAGGGTATTATTATACTAAGTGTATtaagaaatgagaaataattcaaatttccTCTGGCGAACATTTCTCAAGAGTTAAAGCACAACAGTCGTCTGATTTACATACACACGCGTTGGGGTCCCACGCTAGGAAACCTTGCCAGTAACTACGGACGCTCAAACGAGCAAAGTTTTGCCGAATTCAACTTGGGAGGGATATAAAGAGCTAGCAAAGTTAAAATTGGTTTACAACGATCCCGACATGCGCATGCGTAATCGGACGACTACTAAACTTTcaagtttatttgtttgtgttatatTGACGTCAGTAACGTTGTGTTGTACActatgaaataatgtaattgcATATGTAATGATAGTTAATATcgaattttttttaccatgtcAAAATTATTTGGACAATCAGACAAAAAAGAACAATAGATTGGGGAATAAATTTGACGATGTATTAAATATGTATAGTTACCATGTACGTGGTGGAATGTCTGTTGGTATTTTGATGGAACACATTCTTAAGATATCATTAATTGAAGATGTAAGTGGTTCCTATCATCGCAATCTGGATGTTTAAAGTGTGATTGTTGGTATTACATagatatttattattatacatatttaatGAATGGATTTTCACTaacaatatcattttgacctgtCAATACAGACAAGGAAAAAAGTAAGAGAGAGTTGGATGTTTTTTCGATgtttttccatttttatttGCAGAGACATGAAGAATATGTAATTAAGTTGGTATAATACTGTGTTGTGAATCCATGTTGTAACAAagtacactatatatatactacGACATCAgatttaaaactaaattttgaAGATCCTGTTTAATACTTAAGTTTAACTATATAATAAGACATTCATAGCACTTTACTATTCTTAGCCCTTAGAAAAGTAAGTATTTCAATAGTTATAGCATTTGACCTTCAAGAaaaaagtcaaggtcaaatttaTAAAGTGTATCATGAAATCATCACTATTGACATACCTTTGTATGTGATGCATTTCCTAGAACACAAGATAAAAGTTTAGCATTGTTAGCATTTGACCTTGCGATCCCTGTGATcaaattatcaattatataGTTTGCATATTGTAAGTATGATAATTTGTGGAACGATTTTTCGGAAATGATGTCGAACTTTGCGATATATGATCGTCACTTGAATATATTCTGCATAAGATAATTCAAAATCAATGTTTTGTCAAGTTTTTTGAGGGGAGGGTCTAGTATGTACAGAGAAAAGTATCGCTTTAAAGTATATACTATCAAACATTAGGTGTACACGTGTGTACATAATGTGGTTGTCACTCTGTGAACCGTGCGTGTAAAATATTCTGGTTTGAATTGCTTAAAAAACAGTAAACGATGTCGACTTGTAATTATCTATTCAATATTTAAGTGTTATAATTAATTATGATATTTCGAATCAAGTCTCAAGTACCGTTATAGTGTACAAATGTTTTTGTCTCGAATGTACTTTAAATAAACGCACTTTTTACGTCACTATTTCTTATATCAAATTTGTCAGTCTCTTTACTTTTAATTCggatgtatgtacgtatgtacgtagaAGGAAAAAAATGCAttaggaactaataaaccagtccgtatatatagctgttaaatccgacgtttcgaataaatattctttttcaaaggaaaaatcggcgAGACACAGAAATGCCAAGTCAAAACccaaacatttctaaataacaaataaatcaataacgtatgtacgtatgtacgtatgtacgtatgtatgtatgtatgtacgtatgtatgtatgtatgtatgtatgtatgtatgtatgtatgtatgtatgtatgtatgtatgtatgtatgtatgtatgtatgtatgtatgtatgtatgtatgtatgtatgtgcgtgcgtgcgtacaggAGCGTGCATGCACCTGTCTGCTTCCATgatatccatccattcatccaatCGCGTCCGTgaactccctccctccctcgctccctccccccctctctctctctctctctctctctctctctctctctctctcactctctgtACTATCTCGTATTTTATATATCAGTAATTAGGGTAtagttttgataatttgttAAAAATAGCAACTACCTACTAAGCTCTAATTTATTTCTGATTAACAGTCACTGTATATGTTGACAGTTTTGTTAACTGAGTCAGTCAAGTGACAGTTCTGATTTTGAACTGTCAGTTGGACGTTCAAATATTAGGAATGACATGTGACTGTGATTACCTTCTCTCATTCTTATAATCGTTGCTACATCTCCGACGTACGAGAAGGAAATTATCAGTCAAGATATGGCTACATGACACCTGCGATCGTTTCTTTTCAAACTGGCTGAGTGATTCTCTGGGTTTAAAGCTTTAAGAGGGGATAATGGTCGACACACTGGTCATACATTCATCCTGTTATTTAGGAGCAAAGCCTGGAAGTTAAGCCAATGTACAATGGGACGAAGACAACCCTTAAAGCCACAATCGAGATGTTGAAATGCGTCCCTGTAAGCTTTAAATATTAAGGGCCCCAGCTTATGAGGTAGAAACGGAACTGTCTGCAAAATAAGGATTATCATATTTTCTACATTTGCTTGTGTTTTCGATGGACGTGGTTGCCTAGCAATAGTAAAGGATATAAGGCGTTTCTGTACGCCGAATTTTCCTACATTTGCTTGTTTTCGATAGATGTTGTTGCCTAGCAATAGCAAAGGAAATAAGGTGTTTCTGTACGCCGAATTTTCCTACATTTGCTTGTTTTCGATAGATGTTGTTGCCTAGCAATAGCAAAGGAAATAAGGCGAGTCTGTACGCCGAATTTTCCTACATTTGCTTGTTTTCGATGGATGTTGTTGCCTAGCAATAGTAAAGGAAATAAGGCGTTTATATAGTAAATGTTACTAGTTTATCACGTGCTGCTCTGTGTTTGACTTTAATTCATATACGAAACAtgtgtattaatattatatacacTGCTATCAGTAATCATGACTAACTGTTACCAAACATTACAGAGAAAGGTACATAGGAATTATACCTTTAACTTGCTTTGATTTATGACACCACAGACAcctttattcatatttatagcAACATGTGATGATTCTAGACGTGCAAGAATGATTTCATTCAATGTATTCATTGATAGACCTGCAAGAAGTAATTACTAATATCATCCACCATTCACATGTCCTTTAACTCAAAACGGAATGAAATGCGAAGGTAAAAAGGTTTGCACAAACCAATTACGTACTATACTTACATAGTAAGAAGTACAAAAATACTCATAAATATACtcaacttcataatttattgttaAACTTATACAAACACGTAAAAAATAAGTTAAGCAGGCGTATTTTGTGACTACATACCTATGGCTATATATTTTTAACAGCAGACGCTGATAAACACGCCACTTTAAAGATATGGCGTATTGTGATTTCTTCGTGTTTCTTGAGGTAAAACTTACGAGGAACATGCACGAAACTTCTCCGTAAATCTTGGTAAATACTTTCGAATTACACCAAAGCTACATTGTTCACTGGAGGGCGCTATTTACCTAGTAGTACTTGCAGGAACACTCGTTCCGTATCTGTGTAAATATACAGGAGTGTAAAACTAGACATAGTTTGTCCTGCAGCGTATATACTATATATCATGTGTTTGAGTCGTCTGTTTCACTGATTGACGGAAGTTGCGTCTGTCCAAGACTTGATGGTTTCCTCTTTGTTTTTGTTACCGCCATCTCAAAATCTTGCACGTCGCTATCAGAAAGAGAGTGCTCACGAAGTCCAGGTAAAGTTTCACCAAATTTCTGCACATTTCTGTTTATTTCAATCTGTTTATTTTCGTCCTCTGAGTGACTCCGCTCGGAGGGACCCGCTTCCTCCGTTTGTTCTGACGTTATGAGTCCGCCATTTATGATCTTTTCATTGGTTTTACTGTCAGTTAGGCTAACAAATGACGCACTGATTCCTGTCGCTATGGAAACGATGTCTTTAAACCACGGTCTGTTGGTTGGATTAAGCTGTCGAGAGAGGATTCATATTGAGCCTAAATTCGTCTTTTCAAGTATACCTTATGAataaaattttatgaaatgagACCAAAACAAAATGAGACCAAAACAAGCTCCTTACATATATAATcggctgatcataccgccacctagtggtcactTGTAACTATGGATTTAATCTGATGAGGATCATCGACCAAGAGAGATTGAATACtaaatgctaaaaactttgaacttctTGTGCGTCATAACATTCAAAAATCACCATCTCTGTCGAGCAGTTTTATTTTCTAACAGCTTAATACTTTGTCACACCCCTCCCAACATCATTTCGGGTGGtttttttaggttttttttaatttgcgtGAAATTACCTTCTTTTTTGTTGGGTTCAAATACTTACATCGCAACAACGTTCAGCCAATGCAAGGAATGCACAAGGACAATCTTCACATTTCTTTCGAAAATGTTCAACATCTAAACCAAAAGACTTGAATAATAAAAAGAAGGAGGAACAAAAGCAAATGGTGAAATTGTTGATGATAAGtctaaatataatttgtttcatattttgtttacacGAAGTTGacgttagtctggatgccaactgtggtacTATTAATGACTGAGTGGGTGGCTGCGGaaaatttttaattatttacatCTCACGCATCTCATGACTTCTAGAGTGACGACTTtgactagactatgtgagtggatgtttaatggtaacgataccgtataggaactagactaagttgACGCtgggatacatgtatattaaaatgtatactCTTGTGTCATTGGAATACTTGTTTGGTGAGAATAGTTATACCGGATGTCAAAACTTACATTTGTTCTCGGAAGTTCATCTGGGTCAGCTTCAATTCTCGCGATGACTTCACAAAGTGTGATGCCATACGAGAATACGTCCACTTTTTTGTTATATACCTCACCGCGCATCATTTCTGGCGCCATCCAATAGGCAGAACCTACCATCGACATCTTCCGAGGAGAATCGGGCGGTAAGGCTGGATCGACATCAACTCGAGATAAGCCAAAATCTGCAACAACAGCATGACGACGGTCGGCGGATAATCGAAGCAAACAGTTCTGAAAAGTGGGCACGGTGAGAGCGCAATATATTAGCTTACTTGATCACGTGGCGATGAAGTTGGCAGTATCGAAATAAGAGAGTTGGGTGCTGTAACTATTTACTTATTTGCTCAGTTTTAATCAAGAAGTATTGTTGTAGTGATCTTATAAGATTGTTTTGCTCAAAATCGGAATTCCGAGTCGCTGTCGATGGTGGCGCTAACATTTAAAAATAGCAAACTACAGGTAGCTTGCGAATACTTTTAAAgtcacctcccccccccccccaaccattGAATAATTCGTTATCAGGACCGAATTGTCTACTATTGACAATTTAGCTGTATTGAAATGttagtttatttttttacactaaaaatattgcatttatttatttgataccAATATACTTTAATTGAGATTCACAATGTTGTGTCTTTCACCCCCTTGTTTAGTGGGATGACACTTCTGATATTTGCATACCTACCCATGACGTCAGATCCCGATGGTATATGTCATTTTGGTGTAAGTAGTTCATGCCTTTAGCTATATCCCCCGCAAACAAGACCCTCTCCATCCACGGTAGCTTCTCACATTGATTCATCAGCACGTCGTGAAGACATCCCCCGGAAAGGTACttcaaataaaattgacattttttaaaaattatagcTATGTGAGTATATGCAACTTAACGGGCAGCCGGGGCTATAGTATCAGTGTTGATTGAAGCCAAACTTGAATGTTGTTACGAAAGTGATCCAAGCTCCTATGAATCTCATTAGTATTAGGATCCGTCTCAAATTGTCGCCAGTCATTTGGTTAGCGTAAGTCTGACTCCGACAAAGCGGATGGCACTATGAGCTCATCAAAGTAAGTGAGGGTCGTTTTCGCGCttactgataaaaaaaatcggAATAGTGTTCGCAGAATACTAAAATCATTATGGACTCTTTGTACATGTGCGAAGTAGAAGTATGGAAAATTGTTTTGACTATTCAGGACGATCTATATTGGCTGTCCCTTATGCAGGACTCTGTTATCTCTGCAGTACATCACGGAGCATGCGCCAATTCACGCCgtgtatccatggtaatattttttatgcgatatgggggggggggggtaatgggGTCATTTGGTAGTGAACTGTTACTTCAGACAGGGCCTTACATTTGTGagttttatatttacatttagtAATGAGTAATTAATGGTGCcgtcaaccatagaccctacacgtgttgGTGTGGGGTCTATGCGTCAACATGGTGTTAAAATAATATATCCATATACCTCTAGCATGGGCAGTAGTCTTCCACCTTTTATGCATGCACCTTTCAGTTTCAACACATTAGGGTGATTTAATTTGTTCATTAGCTCTATTTCCTTCACCAGTTTACACTGATCTCTCCGATCTGTCGATTTCCCGATTTTGACCACCATGACGTCTCCGTTGCTATGGTTCCTGACCTAATGATGATTAAAAGCATATTAAAATTGTAGAATGGATTATCTTACATGCATTCACAATATTAGATGATTTATCGATGTGTCACAGTTTCGTTCTATGTTCAATGTTCGGTAATAATTGTTGTAAAGGGCATGGTGATGAATTTATAACGTGTTCTCAGCTAACTACGGGACTGTTTTTCAAGAATACACAtatgcgcgcgcacacacacccGTACCCAGTTAGAACAAGCCAACTGTAGCCAACTGTAAGTGTGTATCAACTGTTGTACATAAATGTactgt
The nucleotide sequence above comes from Glandiceps talaboti chromosome 10, keGlaTala1.1, whole genome shotgun sequence. Encoded proteins:
- the LOC144441188 gene encoding dual specificity testis-specific protein kinase 2-like, with protein sequence MASRKEGNTEKFNTGRRIAAAPGSSCFALLSAVHKLAKWEDFDAEELGSGFFADVFKVRNHSNGDVMVVKIGKSTDRRDQCKLVKEIELMNKLNHPNVLKLKGACIKGGRLLPMLEYLSGGCLHDVLMNQCEKLPWMERVLFAGDIAKGMNYLHQNDIYHRDLTSWNCLLRLSADRRHAVVADFGLSRVDVDPALPPDSPRKMSMVGSAYWMAPEMMRGEVYNKKVDVFSYGITLCEVIARIEADPDELPRTNSFGLDVEHFRKKCEDCPCAFLALAERCCDLNPTNRPWFKDIVSIATGISASFVSLTDSKTNEKIINGGLITSEQTEEAGPSERSHSEDENKQIEINRNVQKFGETLPGLREHSLSDSDVQDFEMAVTKTKRKPSSLGQTQLPSISETDDSNT